CGGTATCGCATCGGGATCATTGATCTGGATCCTCAAGGATCATCATCTAGTTTTTTTCCTTCACAAGATCCAGAACCGATTACCGTCGGTGATCTAATGCGAGATTGCATAGAACTTGATGAGGGTGAAACATGGAGCCAACTCGTTTCAGACGCTTTTAAAGAGACTCATATTCCAAATATTCGTGTATTACCATCAGGAATGGATGACTTTTATTTTGAGCATGAGACAGCCACTGAACTTAAGGAATCCTCAAGCTACGCTCAAACTCGTCACTATCATAAGTTAAAGGAAAAGGTCATAGAGCCAGTTTCAGAGCAGTTTGATATTATCTTGATAGATACAGCCCCTTCTCTTAATTTCATGTTCTACAACGCGTTGATGGCGTCTACGGCTATGCTGATACCTGTACATCCGGAAGCAGTCGACTTTGATGCGAATAACAAATACCTGAAGCGATTGGGTGAAATTTATCACACGGTAGCTGCGCTTGGACATGAAGGCTGGGACTTCATGCAGTTCCTGGTAACTAACTATGTTAAAGGTAACCATTCTCAGCGTGATATAGTCAAAGATGTCAGAAGTGCCTTTGGCCGTCAGGTAATGAGTTATCCTATTAACCATAGCTCTGCTATCACAGCAAGCTCTTCTTCATTCAACACAATATTCGATCAGAAAACCTCAGATTCACTGGCAAGTCGTGAGGCGTTGATCAAATCTCAGGAAAATATTAAAGACGTGGTCGATGAACTCGAAATGTTGATTCGTTCAAATTGGCCTTCAACACAGTCATCACTCGATCAGTAAGCAGGTAAACTATTTCATGGCTAGAAAACGTAAAAACGACACACGCATCGACCCATTTGCAACACCCGTTGAAGGGAGCAGTCTGGACGATTTGTTAGATCAGGCCAAAGTTGGCGATGTGATCACCATGCCAGCTCCTAGCGATCCAAACAGAACGATCACTTTGATCTGTAAGGTGATCAAACACAGCGAGATCACTCAGAGCACCCGTGTTTACGGCGACAACCGACGTGACCAAACACTGCTTAATGAACGTTCAGTTGCTGATATTTTACCCGCGATTCAATCTGATAAACGTAATTTACACCCCGCTTTATGTTGGGAAAAAGGCTCTGTGCATGAGGTATTATCGGGTTCCAGACGCAGAAAAGCTTGTTTATTGGGTGGCGCTGATTATGTCATTTTAACGTCAGCAGATTTCACTGATGAAGACGCAAAAGTACTGTCTGTATCTTCAGACCAATATATTGCGCCTAGCTTATGGGAGCAGGGAAAGGCCTTTTCTCAGACTAAGCAGGCACTCATTCAGCAAGGGAAAAAAGGCTCATATCGTGAAATTGCGGCAATCGAAGGCTTGTCACACACAGCCATCGCAGACTCTTTAAAAGCCTATGAGCAGATCCCTGTTGACGTAGTGAGCTTGTATCCAACAGCAAACCATTTGGGTCGGGAAGCCGCCAAAAAACTCATTGCTGCGATCCAGGATCATAATGATGCTTTCAAACAAAAAGTAGCTGAATACAATCCAGATAAGCTCACAGCAGATCCGGTAAGTGACGAGAAGCGTGCAGTACTGCTCACCAACTATCTGACGACCTTTTCTAAAGCTGAAGCCAGAAATATCGCATTACTTGAAAATGACTATGTCAAAGTGCAAAAGAACATTAAAAGTGGTGCCATTACGGTAAAAATTGATGATCGCGTCATGACAGAAAAACGCCTGGAGCAATTAGAGAAATTACTCGCAAGTTTTAATTAATCACTAACGGCCGGATTTCTCGGCCGTTTTTCGTACTTTATGGCGTCAGTTGTCATCCAACCAGTCATTTTTTCCCAATTTATCGCCATTTTTCCCTTTAGCTCAAATACGTAATTTCATATACTGCTCTTTTACGTCTTTTTTATTGTAAACGAATGTCTTCGCAGTTATCTAAAGAGCAACTTCTAGCACTATTTGAGGAAATTAAGCAGGAACAGTCGACTCAGTTTCCATTGTCAGAGCGATTTCTCAAACAGTATTTTAATGCTGCCTTGTTAAGCAAGGCCAAACAGTATTTGCACGACGAGCAGATCTGCTTTTTGGAGCACTCTGAGGATTTTACGAAAATAGACGCCCAGGTCATGGGCAATTTTGGTAATACCTTTACGCAGCATATCAAGATTGAACAAGTTAAAGGTACCCCCTCCGTTGAGGCACAATGTACCTGTTCTAATAACCCAAAGTGCCGTCATATCGCAGCAGTATTGCTGAAACTGAAAATCGACCATTCAGGTGGGTTTGGTGAGTCTTATCTGGTCAATGATTGGTTTAATGAGCTGGCTCAGTTGCAGCAGGTCAATGATCTGGACGTGACCAATGTGCTGTTATTTGTGCTTGAATCACGTGGTAATGAGTTACTGGTTAATCCTAAGACCACGCCGCAAAAGCCAGACGGAATATACCCGCTGGGTCGAGCACTGACCGAGCACCAACTTAATAGTCAGGTGCCACCAAAAGATATACTCGAGAGCGATTTCAGGCTATTTTCCTGGATCCGTTCGCAAAATACACCAGGCCACTTTGAACTGTCCGGGAGTTGGGGCTTTTCTGCCTTACAGCAGTTAGTACAGAGCAAGCGTTGTTTTTATCAGAGTAGTCGCAAGCCGCTCGCATTTGGTCACAAGCAGCATCTGGAATTTGGCTGGGAAAAGGAGCGAGATGAATATCGGCTCACCAGCCATTTAACCGCAGTGGAACAATGGCAACTGATTAAAACAGATCCACCCGTTTATCTGGACACCGAGAATATGGTGTTGGGTCGGATTGAATCTGAGTTAAGTGCTCAGGAGATCGCGCACCTGCATACCATGCCACTTATCAATGCGACAAAGATTGAAGCGGTGATAAAACGCTTTCAGGATGTCTTTGCTGATAACATAGTGCCACCGCCTCAGGGCCACGAGCACCTGGTAAACAAAGATAAGTTGGTTGCCAAATTAAGTATAGAGCCTGGCGCGCCATTGAAACTGGCATTGTCTCTGCTCGATAAGGAAGGCCGTTACTCAAAAGCTAAACAACTAAATCGTTGTGAAAAAATGCTCAATGGGCTTGGGTTTTCTGCACAGCAAAATCATTTTGTTCTGCCACACGATGATGATGTTACTTATCATTGGTTTAATAGCGAAGTTCGCCCTTTCCTGCAAAGTAAGCTTTGGCAGGTAGACGAACTACAAGGTGGTCGTCCGGTATTAACCCCTAAAGTGACTCTGGTACTTAAGCGGGATAAAAAACATCATGTTATTGGCCGAGTGATGTTTGATGATAAACTGGTTACCCTTGATTGGGATAAAGTACCGTCTCATGAAGTGAATTCTCTGGCCAATGTTTATCAGTACATCAACATCGCGGAGCAGTTCTATGCTATCCCAAAAGCGGTGTATGACGAATTATTGCAACTTAAAGCCCGCTTTAGCTATTACCTGTCAAGCTCGCAGTTCAAGTTCCCGCTCTCCTATGC
The window above is part of the Pseudoalteromonas rubra genome. Proteins encoded here:
- a CDS encoding AAA family ATPase, which gives rise to MSINSNALSTYRLLKATAEVAEKSLEGRIQHYRAHLKSEDKELRTYTQKAAADLLGVNNRTLKRRHDQGDFDHLAIQKGANGHYAYTLANIFSMAEILGIQADHRKSEDKLQVIVINSLKGGCGKTTSLVNIAAALATTNIKRYRIGIIDLDPQGSSSSFFPSQDPEPITVGDLMRDCIELDEGETWSQLVSDAFKETHIPNIRVLPSGMDDFYFEHETATELKESSSYAQTRHYHKLKEKVIEPVSEQFDIILIDTAPSLNFMFYNALMASTAMLIPVHPEAVDFDANNKYLKRLGEIYHTVAALGHEGWDFMQFLVTNYVKGNHSQRDIVKDVRSAFGRQVMSYPINHSSAITASSSSFNTIFDQKTSDSLASREALIKSQENIKDVVDELEMLIRSNWPSTQSSLDQ
- a CDS encoding transcriptional regulator, which codes for MARKRKNDTRIDPFATPVEGSSLDDLLDQAKVGDVITMPAPSDPNRTITLICKVIKHSEITQSTRVYGDNRRDQTLLNERSVADILPAIQSDKRNLHPALCWEKGSVHEVLSGSRRRKACLLGGADYVILTSADFTDEDAKVLSVSSDQYIAPSLWEQGKAFSQTKQALIQQGKKGSYREIAAIEGLSHTAIADSLKAYEQIPVDVVSLYPTANHLGREAAKKLIAAIQDHNDAFKQKVAEYNPDKLTADPVSDEKRAVLLTNYLTTFSKAEARNIALLENDYVKVQKNIKSGAITVKIDDRVMTEKRLEQLEKLLASFN
- a CDS encoding DEAD/DEAH box helicase; translation: MSSQLSKEQLLALFEEIKQEQSTQFPLSERFLKQYFNAALLSKAKQYLHDEQICFLEHSEDFTKIDAQVMGNFGNTFTQHIKIEQVKGTPSVEAQCTCSNNPKCRHIAAVLLKLKIDHSGGFGESYLVNDWFNELAQLQQVNDLDVTNVLLFVLESRGNELLVNPKTTPQKPDGIYPLGRALTEHQLNSQVPPKDILESDFRLFSWIRSQNTPGHFELSGSWGFSALQQLVQSKRCFYQSSRKPLAFGHKQHLEFGWEKERDEYRLTSHLTAVEQWQLIKTDPPVYLDTENMVLGRIESELSAQEIAHLHTMPLINATKIEAVIKRFQDVFADNIVPPPQGHEHLVNKDKLVAKLSIEPGAPLKLALSLLDKEGRYSKAKQLNRCEKMLNGLGFSAQQNHFVLPHDDDVTYHWFNSEVRPFLQSKLWQVDELQGGRPVLTPKVTLVLKRDKKHHVIGRVMFDDKLVTLDWDKVPSHEVNSLANVYQYINIAEQFYAIPKAVYDELLQLKARFSYYLSSSQFKFPLSYASKLFDLGAVESVSDDPRLLDYLEELSKPEATGAMGVSSTGEHFTLRDYQVQGVDWLRFLNRHQLGGILADDMGLGKTLQVIAYFISQHNTLVTKPSLIVCPTSLVGNWQNEFRRFAPHLPLLTVHGAQRDKQLNQVANARFIITTYPLLKRDLAHYSELEFDSIVLDEAQYIKNETAQISKCVKQLSAEFKLCLSGTPVENNLLELKSLLDFVMPDVLGTKQQFKHYFQHPIEKENDTRRAKELQSLIAPFILRRTKSEVVRELPAKTELVKKLEFSGDQADMYHQVQAKVESSLLDLFKEQGVERSKLAFLDALLKLRQICCHPSLVDKTQTFNSAKFDWLSSHLPIFLEEGRKVIIFSQFTSVLDMIASHCDGLNIPFTMLTGQTRQRDKVITKFTEGEVDVFLISLKAGGTGLNLTQADTVIHFDPWWNPAVENQATDRAYRIGQDKPVFVYKLIIANSIEQKVYQMQKDKQALVDALFADAGVNLTQFNEAQMLEMIKN